The Lemur catta isolate mLemCat1 chromosome X, mLemCat1.pri, whole genome shotgun sequence genome has a window encoding:
- the TEX13B gene encoding testis-expressed protein 13B — MALKPDNPCGGFRHARVVAFVNEKMANHEKGPEFYLKNMSLSWEEVEDKLKDILEDEEMSSQAKEACTWGGLALGMRFACRQEQEQGHRVQSLHDSSKLHRSTAEALASDLTDLTVQQEMEQKDSALRLQTAQANLAEVLKEQGVLRWKLLQAAGTDGARKEEEAAMTVAAGAAEGGRGEQRGAEAGATFTEAAQERDGGSLQLLGDTEKNYTSGGQREGNLRSAETAMFSSSGIQEPQANTSLEPFPVQLPASFTYSYSWPLSPFSAGPSLSPPVAMVTAPHPLQMPPYWGACDTSLWSGVAYQGIDPQELQRDRRDYEPHHQRTPVFRRPGDWDCPWCKAVNFSWREICFRCGRAIWLQSPQ; from the exons ATGGCCTTGAAACCCGACAACCCCTGCGGTGGGTTCCGGCATGCCAGGGTGGTGGCCTTCGTCAACGAGAAGATGGCCAACCACGAGAAAGGCCCTGAGTTCTACCTCAAGAATATGTCCCTGtcctgggaggaggtggaagaCAAGCTCAAGGACATCCTGGAGGACGAAGAGATGTCCAGCCAGGCCAAGGAGGCCTGTACCTGGGGCGGCCTGGCCCTAGGCATGCGCTTCGCCTGCAGGCAGGAGCAGGAACAAGGGCACAGGGTGCAGAGCTTGCATGACAGCTCCAAACTGCACAGGTCGACCGCGGAGGCCTTGGCCTCAGACCTGACGGATCTCACGGTGCAGCAGGAGATGGAGCAGAAGGATTCGGCCTTACGGCTGCAGACGGCTCAGGCCAACCTCGCCGAGGTGCTGAAAGAGCAGGGCGTGCTGAGATGGAAGCTCCTTCAGGCC GCTGGAACAGACGGAGCACGTAAGGAGGAAGAGGCAGCGATGACGGTTGCTGCAGGTGCTgctgaaggaggaagaggagagcagAGGGGTGCCGAGGCAGGGGCTACCTTCACAGAGGCTGCACAGGAGCGGGATGGAGGCTCCCTGCAGCTTCTCGGAGATACGGAGAAAAATTACACCTCTGGAGGCCAGAGGGAGGGAAATCTCAGGTCAGCAGAAACAGCCATGTTTTCTTCCTCTGGGATCCAGGAGCCCCAGGCCAACACCTCACTGGAGCCCTTTCCTGTCCAGCTCCCTGCTTCATTCACATACTCATACTCATGGCCTTTGTCCCCCTTCTCAGCTGGACCCAGTCTATCCCCACCAGTAGCAATGGTCACAGCACCACATCCCCTTCAGATGCCTCCCTATTGGGGGGCCTGTGATACTAGCCTGTGGTCTGGTGTGGCATACCAGGGAATAGACCCTCAAGAACTCCAAAGAGACAGGAGAGACTATGAACCCCATCACCAGAGAACTCCAGTATTTCGCAGGCCCGGAGACTGGGATTGCCCTTGGTGTAAAGCCGTGAATTTTTCATGGAGGGAAATTTGCTTCCGCTGTGGGAGGGCAATCTGGCTGCAAAGCCCTCAGTGA
- the LOC123628297 gene encoding NACHT, LRR and PYD domains-containing protein 12-like — MSNQKKRKDMEPACTWSLLSEKRVTSSSLASFSWRELTDYREVFRKHLKEKYLKIGVDKCYHHGKHIESRLLLVKEHGISEKTPCGIPQQDHFIEMEHVFDPDEEGSSSSRTVVLQGCAGIGKTAVVHKFMFDWAAGMVTPGRFDYLIYVNCREISHIANLSAADLITNTFQDINGPILDIILIYPEKLLFILDGFPELQYPVGDREEDLSAHPQERKPVESLLCSFVRKKLFPESSLLITARPTAMKKLHSLLKQPIQAEILWFTDAEKKAYFLSQFSGANVAMKVFYGLRENEGLDIMSSLPIVSWMICSVLQSQGDGDRTFLRSLQTMTDVYLFYFSKCLKTLTGISVWKGQSCLWGLCSLAAEGLQNHRVLFAVSDLRRHGIGVYDSNCAFLNHFLKKAEGDVNVYTFLHFSFQEFLTAVFYALKNDNSWMFFDQVGKTWQEIFQQYGKGFSSLMIQFLFGLLHKGKGKAVETTFGRKVSPGLREELLKWTEREIKDKSSRLQIEPVDLFHCLYEIQEEEYSKKIIDDLQSVILLQPTYTKMDILAMSFCVKSSHSHLSVSLKCQHLPGFEEEEPASAFVPPALTLNESFQLRDLPVSRLHLLCQALRNPYCKIKDLKLIFCHLTASCGRDLSSVFETNQYLTDLEFVKNTLEDSGMKLLCEGLKQPNCILQTLRLYRCLISPASCGALAAVLSTNQWLTELEFSETKLEASALKLLCEGLKDPNCKLQKLKLCASLLPESSEAVCKYLASVLICNPHLTELDLSENPLGDRGVKYLCEGLRHSNCKVEKLDLSTCYLTDASCVELSSFLQMSQTLKELFVFANALGDTGVRHLCEGLQHAKGIIENLVLSECSLSAACCEPLAQVLSSTRSLTRLLLINNKIEDLGLKLLCEGLKQPDCQLKDLALWTCHLTGACCQDLCNALYTNEHLRVLDLSDNALGDEGMQVLCEGLKHPCCKLQTLWLAECHLTDACCGALASVLNRNENLTLLDLSGNDLRDFGVQMLCDALIHPICKLQTFYIDTDHLREDTCRKMEALKMSKPGITW; from the exons ATGAgcaatcagaagaaaagaaaagatatggAACCTGCTTGTACCTGGAGTTTATTATCTGAAAAGAGAG TTACCTCAAGTTCTCTGGCTTCATTTTCATGGAGGGAGCTTACAG ATTACCGGGAAGTATTCAGAaaacatctaaaagaaaaatacctaaaaataggAGTTGATAAATGTTATCACCATGGCAAGCATATAGAGTCACGATTGCTTCTTGTAAAAGAACATGGTATATCAGAAAAGACACCATGTGGAATTCCTCAACAAGATCATTTTATTGAGATGGAACACGTATTTGATCCTGATGAAGAGGGCTCCAGCTCATCCCGAACTGTGGTGCTTCAGGGATGTGCTGGGATTGGGAAAACAGCCGTGGTGCACAAGTTCATGTTTGACTGGGCAGCAGGAATGGTTACCCCAGGCAGATTTGACTATCTCATCTACGTCAACTGCAGAGAAATAAGCCATATTGCTAACCTTAGTGCTGCTGACCTGATCACTAACACCTTTCAAGATATAAATGGACCAATCTTGGACATTATTCTTATATATCcagagaagcttctgttcattcTCGATGGATTTCCTGAGCTGCAGTACCCTGTGGGTGACCGAGAAGAGGATCTTAGCGCTCACCCCCAAGAGAGGAAGCCAGTAGAGAGCCTCTTGTGCAGTTTTGTGAGGAAGAAACTGTTCCCTGAATCCTCTCTCCTGATAACTGCCCGGCCTACAGCCATGAAGAAGCTCCACTCTCTGTTAAAACAACCTATCCAGGCAGAGATCTTATGGTTTACAGATGCTgaaaagaaagcatatttcttgagtcagttttcAGGTGCTAATGTAGCAATGAAAGTCTTTTATGGTCTGCGAGAAAATGAAGGCCTTGACATTATGTCTTCTCTTCCCATCGTCTCCTGGATGATATGCAGTGTTCTGCAGTCACAAGGAGATGGTGACAGGACTTTTCTGAGGTCACTTCAGACCATGACTGATGTATATCTGTTCTACTTTTCCAAGTGCCTCAAAACCCTTACAGGCATTTCAGTGTGGAAAGGACAAAGTTGCCTGTGGGGCCTTTGCTCTTTGGCTGCAGAAGGACTGCAGAACCATCGGGTTCTGTTTGCAGTCAGTGACCTCAGAAGACATGGGATAGGAGTATATGACAGCAACTGTGCTTTTCTCAATCACTTTTTGAAAAAAGCTGAAGGAGATGTCAATGTCTATACTTTCCTTCACTTCAGTTTCCAAGAGTTCTTGACTGCTGTGTTCTATGCCCTGAAGAATGACAATAGCTGGATGTTTTTTGATCAAGTGGGGAAAACATGGCAAGAAATATTCCAACAATATGGAAAAGGTTTTTCATCACTAATGATACAGTTCTTATTTGGTCTCTtacataaaggaaaaggaaaggctGTGGAAACTACTTTTGGAAGAAAAGTCTCTCCCGGTCTTCGAGAAGAGTTACTAAAATGGactgagagagaaataaaagataaatcttCTAGGTTACAGATTGAGCCAGTGGATTTGTTTCACTGTTTGTATGAGATTCAGGAAGAAGAATATTCAAAAAAGATAATTGATGATTTACAGTCAGTTATACTGCTTCAACCTACCTATACAAAAATGGACATTCTGGCCATGTCCTTCTGTGTAAAAAGCAGTCACAGTCACCTATCAGTGTCTTTGAAGTGTCAGCACCTGCCTGGATTTGAAGAGGAAGAGCCAGCCTCAGCATTTGTACCACCAGCCTTGACACTTAATGA ATCCTTTCAGCTGCGTGATTTGCCAGTGTCTCGGCTACACTTGCTCTGCCAGGCACTGCGTAATCCATACTGTAAAATCAAAGACCTGAA ACTGATTTTCTGTCACCTCACAGCTTCTTGTGGTAGAGACCTCTCTTCAGTATTTGAAACCAACCAGTATCTGACAGATTTGGAGTTTGTAAAAAATACCCTGGAAGATTCAGGAATGAAGCTTCTGTGTGAAGGATTAAAACAGCCCAACTGTATATTACAGACATTGAG GTTGTACCGGTGCCTTATCTCTCCTGCTTCTTGTGGTGCTCTAGCAGCTGTTCTTAGCACCAATCAGTGGCTCACTGAGCTGGAATTTAGTGAAACAAAACTGGAAGCTTCAGCTTTGAAATTGCTCTGTGAAGGCCTGAAAGATCCAAATTGCAAATTACAGAAGCTCAA GTTGTGTGCTAGCCTTCTCCCGGAAAGCTCAGAGGCTGTTTGCAAGTATCTTGCCTCTGTTCTCATTTGCAACCCACACCTCACTGAGCTGGACCTGAGTGAAAATCCCCTGGGGGACAGAGGGGTGAAGTATCTTTGTGAAGGTCTCAGACACTCCAACTGTAAAGTGGAGAAACTAGA CTTGAGCACATGTTACCTTACCGATGCTAGCTGTGTGGAGCTCTCTTCTTTCTTGCAAATGAGTCAGACTCTAAAAGAGCTCTTTGTGTTTGCCAATGCCCTGGGGGACACAGGAGTACGGCATCTCTGCGAAGGTCTGCAGCATGCAAAGGGTATAATTGAGAATCTTGT GCTTTCCGAATGTTCCCTCTCTGCAGCTTGTTGTGAGCCCCTTGCCCAAGTCCTGAGCTCCACCCGGAGCCTGACAAGGCTGCTTCTAATTAATAACAAAATTGAAGATTTGGGGCTGAAATTGCTGTGCGAAGGATTAAAACAGCCTGACTGTCAGTTAAAGGATCTGGC ATTATGGACCTGTCACCTGACTGGGGCATGTTGTCAGGATTTGTGCAATGCACTCTACACCAATGAACACTTGAGAGTCCTTGACCTCAGTGACAATGCCTTAGGGGATGAGGGCATGCAGGTGCTGTGTGAAGGGCTGAAGCACCCCTGCTGTAAACTGCAGACGTTGTG GTTAGCAGAATGTCATCTCACAGATGCATGCTGTGGAGCCCTCGCCTCTGTCCTCAACAGAAACGAGAACCTGACATTGCTGGACTTAAGTGGAAATGACCTCAGGGATTTTGGAGTGCAAATGCTATGTGATGCACTGATTCACCCAATATGTAAACTACAGACGTTCTA